GGGACTTCGGGATCTTCAGGGCGCGCGCGGCCGCCGAGAAGCCGCCGCGCTGGGCGACCTCGCTGAAGTAGTAGAAGTCGTTGAGGTCTTCCATAGCGACACACTGTCCTGAATTCAGAACAGTGTGTCGCGAAAATAGTGTCTTATCAATCGTTTGTTCCGAATATAAATTCTCTTCCACGCAAAGCCGCAGGCGGCGTGCATCCATCGAACGTAAGGGAGCGTCCAATGAACACCATCATCAAGACAAGCGATCTCGCAGGGCGGGTCGGTCTGTCCGCCATCTTTCTGATTGCCGGGCTCGGCAAGATCGGTCAGTACGCTGGCACGCAGGGCTACATGGAATCGGTCGGCGTGCCGGGCGGCGTGCTGCCGGCCGTGATCGCGCTGGAAGTGTTGGGCGGTCTGGCGATCCTGCTCGGCGCCTACACCCGTATCGCCGCACTGCTGCTGGCCGGCTTCAGTGTCGCATCGGCCGTGCTGTTCCATGCCGACGTCCAGGACCCGACGCAGCAGGTGATGTTCCTCAAGAACATCGCGATCGCCGGCGGCTTCCTGCTGCTGGCGGGTCATGGTGCGGGCGTGTGGAGTCTGGATGCGCGACTGAAAGGTCGCGGCGTCCGCAAGTTCGCCCAAGCCTGAAACCTCGCACGCCGGTCCGGCGGATCGGCGTGCCCTTTCAAACAGTCGCGAGAGATCAAGCCATGTCCGAAGTCATCACTGCCAGCGCCTCGATCGGCGCAGTGCCCTACACCGTCACCCTGAGTGACGGCCGCCACCAGTGGATCGGCGACGAGCCGCTTTCAGACGGCGGGGTCGATGCCGGTCCGTCACCCAGAACTCTGCTGCTGTCCAGTCTCGGCGCCTGCACCGCGATCACGCTGAAAATGTACGCCGCGCGCAAGCAATGGCCGCTGGAGACGGTGCAGGTGCATCTGACCCTGAACCCCGAAGGCGCGCCGCCATCCGGGGGCAACCGCATCGAACGCCGTATCGAGCTGCTGGGTGCGCTCGATGACGAACAGCGTCAGCGTCTGCTGCAGATCGCCAATGCCTGCCCGGTGCACAAGCTGCTGACGGGCGAGATCGACATCGTGTCCAGCCTGAGCACCGAAGGAGTCCAGTCATGAGCCTGTTGCAAGCCGAACGCCAGTTGCTGCCCGCCACCGAAACCGTATTGGGTGAGGGCATGCGGATTCGCCGCGCTCTGCCGACGCGCCTGCGCCGCATGGTCGGACCCTGGACCTTCATGGACCACTTCGGCCCGGTGGACGTGGCGCACGGCGATGGCATGCGCGTGGCACCGCATCCGCACATCGGGCTGCAAACGGTGACGTGGTTGCATCGCGGCGAGATCTTGCACCGCGACAGCCTCGGATCCTTGCAGACCATCCGGCCCGGCCAGCTCAACCTGATGACCAGCGGACGCGGCATTTCGCATTCGGAAGAGTCCCCGCTGCCGCGCTCGCCGGAATTGCACGGCCTGCAATTCTGGATCGCCTTGCCGGACGAATCGCGCGCGATCGAAGCGGCGTTCGATCACTACCCGAGCTTGCCGG
The sequence above is drawn from the Gammaproteobacteria bacterium genome and encodes:
- a CDS encoding DoxX family protein, encoding MNTIIKTSDLAGRVGLSAIFLIAGLGKIGQYAGTQGYMESVGVPGGVLPAVIALEVLGGLAILLGAYTRIAALLLAGFSVASAVLFHADVQDPTQQVMFLKNIAIAGGFLLLAGHGAGVWSLDARLKGRGVRKFAQA
- a CDS encoding OsmC family protein, whose protein sequence is MSEVITASASIGAVPYTVTLSDGRHQWIGDEPLSDGGVDAGPSPRTLLLSSLGACTAITLKMYAARKQWPLETVQVHLTLNPEGAPPSGGNRIERRIELLGALDDEQRQRLLQIANACPVHKLLTGEIDIVSSLSTEGVQS